The DNA region TGGCCTGCTCGACCGGCTCGCGCGGCGTACCGTAGAAATTGCCATGCACTTCGGCCCATTCGAGCAGTGCGTCGCTATCGCGCAACCGCTCGAACTCGCGCACGCTTTTAAAATGGTAATGCACGCCTTCGACCTCGCTCGGGCGGCGTTGGCGCGTGGTGACGCTGACGGAGAGGCCGATATGCTTGTCGGTCTCCAGAAGCGTGCGCGCAATTGTGGACTTGCCGGCGCCGGATGGCGACGAAATTACAAGCATCAAACCGCGACGGGCGATCTGTACGGGCGAGGATTTCGCCGGTTTCATGTCCTACTCCAAATTCTGGACCTGCTCGCGGAACTGGTCGATCACGACTTTCAGTTCGATGCCGGCGGCAGTGACCGCCGAGGCATTCGACTTGGAGCAGATGGTATTCGATTCTCGGTTAAATTCCTGTGCAAGGAAGTCCAGCCGGCGCCCGGCAGGCCCGCCTTTCTCCAGGAGATCGCGCGCGGCGGCGATATGTGCCTTCAGGCGATCGATTTCTTCGCGCAGATCCGCCTTCGTCGCCAATAAAGCGGCCTCGGCGTGAAGCCGGTCACGGTCGAGGGCGGCCATGCCGTCCATCAGCAAGGCGACCTGTGCCGCAAGCCTAGCCGCGATCTCAGCCGGCGAACGTGAGGAATCCATCTCGATCGTCCGGGTCAGACCCTCGATCGTCGCGACGTGATCGAGAAGGATGCGGGAAAGCGCCGCCCCTTCCTGTGCGCGCATTGCCTTGAGATCGGAAAGCGCGGCGAGCAGGCCGGCAATAATTTCTGCGTCACGGGCGGCAAGCGCCTCCTCGCCATCCTCGCCTTCACGGAACTCCACGATGCCGCGCACGAGAAGCAGCGTATCGAGCTTCAACGGCGCAGGATCGATCACGTCAACCAGTTGTTCGCGCATGGCAAGCACGGCAGCGAGCGCCTCTTTGTTCAGCACCGCCTCGAAACGGTTCTCGTCGGCAGTGACCGATAGGGATGCCTGCAGGTTGCCGCGGCTGAAGGTTTCGCCGGCAAGGCGGCGGACCTCCGCCTCCATGCGTTCGAGGCCGGGCGGCAGGCGCAGGCGCAGGTCGAAACCCTTGCCATTCACCGAGCGCAGCTCCCATGCCCAGCGCCAGCGGCCGCTCGTTCCCTCGCGCCGCGCAAAACCGGTCATGGACTGCAAAGCCATCCGAGCCTCCCGAAAACTGTCAGTTGATCTTCTTTTTCTTCGGCGGCACGACAGTCGCGCCGTTGTCGCCCGGCTGCTCTTCCGGCTGGCCGTCGACGGCGATGTTCGGATCCGAACCCTTGTCAGCCTCGAGCTTGCGCCAGCGCTTGACGTTGGCATTGTGCTCCTCGAGCGTCGCGGCAAAGACGTGGCCGCCGGTGCCGTCGGCGACGAAATAGAGATCCTGGGTCTTCCAAGGGTTGGCAACGGCTTCCAGCGCATCCTTGCCGGGATTGGCGATCGGCGTCGGCGGCAGGCCCTTGATGACATAGGTATTGTAAGGCGTGTCCCGCTTCAGGTCCGACTGGTAGATCGGCCGGTCGGCTGGTTTTCCCTGCCCACCGAACAGCCCATAGATGATCGTCGGATCCGACTGCAGACGCATGCCCTTGCCAAGCCGGTTCAGGAAAACGGAGGCGACATGGGCACGTTCGTCTGGAATACCGGTCTCCTTTTCGACGATCGAAGCGAGGGTCACGAATTCCTCTTTTGATCGCAGCGGCAGCGAGGCGTCGCGCTTATCCCAGATCTGATCGACGAGCTTCTGCTGCGCAGCCGCCATTTGCTCGATGATTTCCGAGCGCTTGGTGCCGCGCGAGAATTTGTAGGTGTCCGGACGCAGGCTGCCTTCTGCCGGCAACGCGGCCGGCAGGTCGCCCTCCAGGACCGGATCCTGCAGCATGCGGTCGAACATCTGACGGACCGTCAGGCCTTCCGGAAAGGACACCGAATAGAGGATGGACTTGCCCGATTTCAGCAGCTCCATGATATCGCTCATGGAGGCTCTCGCCTTGATCTCATATTCGCCGGCCTTCAGGCTCTCGCCGGCGGAAAGATGAGTCGCCGTCAGATATCGGAAAATACGGGCGTCGGAGATGATCGCGTTGCGCTCGAGGTTCGTGGCGATTTCCGCCAGACCCGCACCGTTGCGGACGATGAAATTGGTGTTGGTCTGCAGCGGGCCCGGGCTCTGATAGGTCGAGGTCGCGTAGTAGAAGCCGATGACGGCGAGGACGCAGACCAGCACCGTCATCGTCATGATGAAGTTCAGGAAAAGAACGATCTGGCTGCGGGCGTTCCTGGAGCGTTTCGGCGGCTCCGGAACACGTTCCGGACGCAGGGCTTCGCTCGGCGACTTCGGGATGATCGGTCCCTTCTGCGCCTGGGTGTCGTTGCTCTGGTTCGTCGTATCGCTCACCGGCAATCCTCTATAACTCAGCCCTCATTCCGCTATTTCGCGAAGCAATGCGGCAAAAGCAGGTTCTGCCGCCGTTCAACGAAGCCGCTGCCGGTCGTTGTGCTTTCACCCGGCCTGCTATGACGGTACCCTTATTGTGCGTATCGGCGCAGCACGAGCGATGCATTTGTGCCACCGAATCCGAACGAGTTGGACAGCGCCACATTGATTTCTCGCTCACGCGCCTTGTGCGGAACAAGATCGATCGCCGTTTCGCGTTCGGGATTGTCGAGATTGAGCGTCGGCGGCGCGATATTGTCACGGATGGCAAGTGTCGCGAAGATCGCCTCGATCGCGCCGGCAGCACCGAGAAGGTGTCCCGTCGCCGACTTGGTCGAGGACATGGAGATCTTCGACGCCGCGTTGCCGACCAGGCGCTCGACCGCGCCGAGCTCGATCGTGTCGGCCATGGTCGAAGTACCGTGGGCGTTGATGTAATCGATGTCGGCCGGCGTCAGCCCGGCGCGCTTCAGCGCCATCGCCATGCAGCGGCCGGCACCCTCGCCGTCTTCGGAAGGCGCGGTAATGTGATAGGCGTCACCCGATAGGCCGTAGCCGACGATCTCGGCGTAGATCTTGGCGCCGCGGGCTGTGGCATGCTCCAGCTCTTCGAGCACGACGATGCCGGCGCCCTCGCCCATGACGAAGCCGTCGCGATCGCGGTCATAGGGGCGCGAAGCCTTCTGCGGCTCGTCATTGTGCTGGGTCGACAGCGCCTTGCAGGCGGCAAATCCCGCCAGCGAAATGCGGCTGACGGGAGATTCCGTGCCGCCGGCGACCATGACGTCGGCGTCACCAAGCGCGATCAGCCGCGCGGCATCGCCGATCGCATGCGCGCCCGTCGAGCAGGCGGTGACGACCGAATGATTGGGTCCGCGCAGCTTGTGGCGGATTGAAACCTGGCCGGAAACGAGGTTGATCAGGCGGCCGGGAATGAAGAAGGGGGAGATGCGGCGCGGGCCCTTGTCACGCAAGGTGTAACCCGCCTCGACGATGCCTTCGATGCCGCCGATGCCGGAGCCGATCAACACGCCGGTGGCAATCTGATCCTCATCGGTTTCGGGATGCCACCCGGCATCGGCGAGCGCCATATCGGCGGCGGCCATGCCGAAGATGATGAAGGGATCGACTTTGCGCTGCTCCTTCGGCTCCATCCACTGATCGGCACTGAAGGTGCCGTCGGTACCGTCACCGATCGGGATACGGCAGGCGATCTTGGCGGGAAGGTCGTCGACTTCGAATTCGGTTACCAGACGAGCGCCGTTCTGGCCGGCAAGCAGCCGCGACCACGCCACCTCAGTTCCGCATCCCAAGGGTGATACCATGCCGGTACCGGTGATGACGACACGTCTCATCGCGTGCTTTCCCCCGTCTCTTATGTTCTATGGAGAAATATGCCGAAAAGAAAAGGGCGGACTCCAGGCCCGCCCTTTCTCAAATATATAGGATCAGGCCTGGGCCTTCTCAATAAACTTCACTGCATCACCGACCGTCAGGATCGAGTCGGCAGCGTCGTCAGGAATTTCGACGCCGAATTCTTCTTCGAATGCCATGACAAGTTCGACCGTGTCGAGCGAGTCAGCGCCCAGATCGTCGATAAAGCTGGCGCTCTCGACGACCTTGTCGGCATCAACGCCAAGATGATCAATAACAATTTTCTTTACGCGTTCTGCGATATCGCTCATGTCGGTTTCCTCGACCTTATGTCCTGATCGGAATGCCGTTGCGGCATCCCTACCTTGTTTCAGCCTGCGATGTTTTCAGACATCCTCGGCAAACTCGTTCACCCGGCTTCAGAGATGTCCCAGGCTTGCGAAAAGCCCGCCGGTCCGTCTGCTTTCTCGGGACGACTGTTCACAGTCATTGGCCCGCTTAACATGGTTTAAGCCTGCCGCAAAGCCAGAAAATCAACGCTTCGTGATTGCTCAACATGCTATTGCGGGAAATATCCCCGTGCCAACAGTTTGTCGTTTCAGATCATCGCCATGCCGCCGTTTACGTGCAGCGTCTGGCCTGTCATGTAGGCGGCTTCGGAGGATGCAAGGTAGGCAACAGCCGAAGCGACCTCGCCGCCGGTGCCCATGCGCTTCATCGGGATCGCCCCCATAATCGCTTCCTTCTGCTTGTCGTTCAGCTTGCCGGTCATGGCGCTTTCGATGAAGCCGGGCGCGACGCAGTTGACCGTCACGTTACGGGTGGCAATTTCCTGCGCCAAGGACTTGGTGAAACCGATCATGCCAGCCTTGGAGGCGCAGTAATTGGCCTGGCCCGGATTGCCGGTGACGCCGACGACGGAGGTGATGTTGATGATACGGCCATAGCGGCGGCGCATCATCGGATGCGTCAACTCGCGCGTCAGGCGGAATGTCGCCGTCAGATTAATCTCGATAACCGCATCCCAGTCCTCGTCGCTCATGCGCACGAACAGGCCGTCCTTCGTGATGCCGGCATTGTTGACGAGGATATCGACACCTTCGAGCTCGGCCTCGGCCTTCTGGCCGAGCGCCTTCACCTCGTCACGGTCCGACAAGTTGGCCGGGAAGATCTTCACGCGCTCGCCGAGCTCGGCCGCCAGCGCTTCCAGCTTCTCGACACGGGTGCCGTGCAGACCGACGATGGCGCCCTGCTTATGAAGAAGGCGAGCGATTTCCTCGCCGATACCGCCCGATGCGCCGGTGACGAGAGCCTTGCGGCCGGAAAGATCGAACATGGAAAGGTTCCTTATATCTGGAGATATCAATCAGGCCATGAGGGCGGCGACGGTCGTGTCGATATCCGAGGGACCATTGACCGAGACGCCGTTGATTGTCTTGTCGATGCGGCGGGCAAGGCCGGTCAGCACTTTGCCGGAACCGAGCTCGTAAAGCGTCGTGACGCCGTTTGCGGCGAACCATTCCACCGTCTCGCGCCAGCGGACCTGGCCGGTCACCTGCTCGACCAGGAGGCTGGCGATCTCGTCGGCGCCGGTCACCGGCGCGGCGCGGACATTGGCGATCAGCGGCACGACCGGATCGGACTTGGCGACCGTTACCAGCGCCGCGCGCATGGCCTCGGCCGCAGGCGCCATCAGCTTGGAATGGAAGGGAGCGGAGACCGGCAGCAGGATGGCGCGCTTGGCGCCCTTGTCGGTCGCAAGCCCGGCGGCCTTTTCGACAGCTGCCTTCTCGCCCGAGATGACGATCTGGCCGCCGCCATTGTCGTTGGCGATCTGGCAGGCGCCGATGGCGGCCGCCTCCTCGCAGGCGGCAACGACATCGGCATGTTCGAGGCCGATGATCGCGGCCATGGCGCCGACGCCGACGGGGACGGCCGCCTGCATGGCATTGCCGCGAATACGCAGCAGCCGCGCCGTATCGGCGAGCGAAAAAGTGCCGGCGGCGCAGAGTGCCGAATATTCGCCGAGCGAGTGGCCGGCGACGTAGGCAACATTGGACTTCAGATCCAGCCCCCTGGCCTGCAGAACACGGACGACGGCGATCGATACCGCCATCAGCGCCGGCTGGGCGTTCGCCGTCAAGGTCAACGTGTCCTCAGGCCCGTTGAACATGACATCGGAAAGCTTTTCACCAAGTGCCTCGTCAACCTCTTCGAAAACGGCGCGGGCTTCGGCGAAATTCTCGGCGAGATCCTTGCCCATGCCGACGGCCTGGCTGCCCTGGCCGGGAAAAGTGAAAGCGATGGTCATGTTCATGTCCCTGACTGTGCCCCTCAAGGCTGTTTTGCCTCCAATTGACATTCTTTCCGGCAGAGTCAAGTGGCGCGCCATTCTCCGCAAAGCCTTTCGCGCCCGCGCAAAAGCCCGGATTTTGCTCTTGCGCTCCGTCAAATCCGGCCTAGATTTGCCCAGACCCTTCCAAGGCTTCCCTCTCTCTCCCAAGGTTTTTCCATGAAGTACAATTCCCTAGGCCGAACCGACATTTCCGTCTCAGAAATCTGCCTCGGCACCATGACCTGGGGCTCGCAGAACAGCGAAGCCGACGCTCATGCGCAGATGGACTACGCCGTCGAGAAGGGCGTGAATTTCTTCGATACCGCCGAACTCTACCCAACCACACCGGTTTCGCCCGAAACACAGGGCTGGACCGAAGACTATATCGGCAGCTGGTTCAGCAAATCGGGCAAGCGTCGAAATATCGTGCTTGCGACCAAGGTCGCCGGCCGCGGCCGCGATTATCTGCGCGGCGGCGAAGGCGCGGATGCAAAGAACATCCGCCAGGCGCTCGAGGCCAGCCTGAAACGGCTGAGGACGGATTACGTCGACCTCTACCAGATCCACTGGCCGAACCGCGGCCATTTCCACTTCCGTCAGAACTGGAGCTACAATCCCTTCACCCAAGATCGAGACAAGGCTGTCGCCAATATGGTCGAGATCCTGGAAACACTGGGCGCGCTGGTGAAGGAAGGCAAGATTCGCGCGATCGGCCTTTCGAACGAAACCACCTGGGGCATCCAGAAATATCTGACGCTCTCAGAACAGAAGGGTCTACCGCGCGTCGCCAGCGTACAGAACGAGTACAATCTGCTCTACCGCCATTTCGACCTCGATCTCGCCGAACTCTCGCATCACGAGGATGTCGGGCTGCTTGCCTATTCGCCGCTCGCCGGCGGTATCCTGACCGGCAAATATGTCGATGGTCTGAGACCGAAGGGTTCGCGCGCGTCGATCAACCCCGATATCGGCGGCCGGTTGCAGCCGCTGCAGGAGCCGGCGACCAAGGCCTATGTGGCGCTCGCAGCCCGGTACGGCCTCAATCCGACAGCCATGGCGCTTGCCTTCTGCCGATCAAGGCCCTTCATGACGTCGGTCATCATCGGCGCGACGTCGATGGAGCAGCTCGATACTGACCTGTGTTCCGTCAATCTCAAGCTGTCGATCGAGGTTTTGGCTGAAATCGAAAAGGTTCACCGCCAGTACCCGATGCCGATGTGAGGCAAACGGACATCCCACAATCGATGCGGCCATTCGTGGTCGGATCCGCTCCCGGCGGAGCGTACATCGCCTGGCCCTCGCACCACGCACTGCAACGACGAGGTCAAGCTCCGGAGGCGATTTCGCTTCTCCGTTCTCGGCATTTCAGCTAGATTTATATAGTGCCGGCAGCGCCGCAGGAGCGCTCACCCCGTGGAACGAAAGCTCGCAGTGATACTTGCCGGCGACGTTGCCGGTTACAGTCGCCTTGTTGCAGCCAACGAGGAAGACGCCCTTGCGACACTCAGTGTCTATGGCGCCACCATCGGTGATCTGGTGCGCGAGCATGGCGGGCGGATTTTCGGCAGCGCCGGAGATAGCATGGTCGCCGAATTCCACAGCGCAGTGCAAGGCGTCCGTGCAGCCGTCGCGATCCAGCGCGCCCTCCATCGCCGAAATGCGGACCTGCCTGTGGATCGACGCATGGAGTTCCGCCTTGGGCTCAACCTCGGCGATGTCGTCGTCTCCGGAGATAACTTGCTTGGCGACGGCGTGAACGTCGCCGCCCGCCTTCAAGAAGTGGCGCTGCCTTCAGGTATCTGTGTTTCCGGTGCTTTGCGGGAGCAGATCGAGGGCAAGCTGGACTTTCCGCTCGTGTCGATGGGCGATCGCACACTGAAAAACATTCCCCGCCCGGTGCCCGTGCATCGGGTTGACTGGAGCCGCGAGGACCCTGTTGAAGCGGGGGTGCTCGGCGGACCACTCAGACTGCCTGACAAACCCTCGATCGCCGTATTACCCTTCGTCAACATGTCCGATGACCCGGAGCAGGAGTTCTTCGCCGATGGCTTGACCGAAGACATCATCACGGCGCTCTCGCTTTATCGCTGGTTTTTCGTCATCGCTCAGAACTCGTCCTTTGTGTTTAAGGGACGCGCGGTTGATGTGAAGCAAATCGGGCGCGATCTCGGCGTGCGCTATATCGTAGAAGGCAGCGTGCGCAGGGTCGGGATGCGTATTCGCGTCACAGGCCAGCTGATCGAGGCGGAAAGCGGCGTGCACCTCTGGGCACAACGCTACGACCGTGAAATCGCCGATATCTTCGCCATTCAGGACGAACTTACCCAAAACGTCGTCGGTGCCATCGAGCCTGAAATCCTTATCGGCGAAAGCCGCCGTGCGTTGCTGCGAACCACGGACAACCTCGATGCCTACGAGAGCCACATGCGCGGCACCTGGCTGCATAACGCACAGGATACGGCCGAGCATTTCAGCGAGGCCATCATCTGGCATCGGCGAGCCATCGAACTCGATCCCAGCTTTGCGCGCGCCCACATGATGTTGGCCCGCTCGCTCTACGCCCGCTGTCTCCGCGGCTTCAGCGACGACGTCGACAGGGACAGTACTGAACTTCGCCTCGAGGCAGAACGTGCTGTCGCGCTCGACCCGCGCGATCCCTACTCTCATTATGTTATGTGCCTCGGCCATTTTGCGGCTCATAACGCTCCAGCCGCGGTCGAGGCGTCCCAGCAGGCGATCGATCTCAACCCCAATTTTGCACTCGCGCACATGGCGCTCGGATGGGCTCGCATTTTCGCCGGCCATTTCGCCGAAGCCTGCGACCCGCTGCACATGGCCCTGCGGCTTAGTCCGCATGACCCCTTTACCTATCTCTTTTTCGACCGACTAGCGTTGTCCCATTACCATCTCAGCAACTACGAGGAGGCTACTCACTATTCCGAACGCGGACTGTCGCTCCGCCGTGCTTATTTCAACCGACTCGTGCTCCTCGCGAGTCTAGGACAGCTCGATCGCCACGACGAAGCGCGGCGGCTAATACCGGAAATTCTAGCACACGCACCGACGGACCTCGAACACTACTGGAAGTTTCTGACACCCTATGTCGCCACCAACCACTACGACCATTTCGTCGACGGTTTACGCAAAGCAGGACTACCTTTGTTGAACTCGCCGCGAGAACAATGCTGACTGTCCCTTGCGTTTCGCGCAAAAATCCGTATAAGCCGCGCTGTTCGTTAACCCGGTCTTCTGGCTGGTGGCTGAACGGAGGGCCGGTTTCCGCTTGGAAATCGTTCGGAACGGAAGCGTTCCAGCCTCCCGTGTCTCCGCTCTCGACCGTCTC from Rhizobium sp. NLR16a includes:
- a CDS encoding YicC/YloC family endoribonuclease → MALQSMTGFARREGTSGRWRWAWELRSVNGKGFDLRLRLPPGLERMEAEVRRLAGETFSRGNLQASLSVTADENRFEAVLNKEALAAVLAMREQLVDVIDPAPLKLDTLLLVRGIVEFREGEDGEEALAARDAEIIAGLLAALSDLKAMRAQEGAALSRILLDHVATIEGLTRTIEMDSSRSPAEIAARLAAQVALLMDGMAALDRDRLHAEAALLATKADLREEIDRLKAHIAAARDLLEKGGPAGRRLDFLAQEFNRESNTICSKSNASAVTAAGIELKVVIDQFREQVQNLE
- the mltG gene encoding endolytic transglycosylase MltG, yielding MSDTTNQSNDTQAQKGPIIPKSPSEALRPERVPEPPKRSRNARSQIVLFLNFIMTMTVLVCVLAVIGFYYATSTYQSPGPLQTNTNFIVRNGAGLAEIATNLERNAIISDARIFRYLTATHLSAGESLKAGEYEIKARASMSDIMELLKSGKSILYSVSFPEGLTVRQMFDRMLQDPVLEGDLPAALPAEGSLRPDTYKFSRGTKRSEIIEQMAAAQQKLVDQIWDKRDASLPLRSKEEFVTLASIVEKETGIPDERAHVASVFLNRLGKGMRLQSDPTIIYGLFGGQGKPADRPIYQSDLKRDTPYNTYVIKGLPPTPIANPGKDALEAVANPWKTQDLYFVADGTGGHVFAATLEEHNANVKRWRKLEADKGSDPNIAVDGQPEEQPGDNGATVVPPKKKKIN
- the fabF gene encoding beta-ketoacyl-ACP synthase II, encoding MRRVVITGTGMVSPLGCGTEVAWSRLLAGQNGARLVTEFEVDDLPAKIACRIPIGDGTDGTFSADQWMEPKEQRKVDPFIIFGMAAADMALADAGWHPETDEDQIATGVLIGSGIGGIEGIVEAGYTLRDKGPRRISPFFIPGRLINLVSGQVSIRHKLRGPNHSVVTACSTGAHAIGDAARLIALGDADVMVAGGTESPVSRISLAGFAACKALSTQHNDEPQKASRPYDRDRDGFVMGEGAGIVVLEELEHATARGAKIYAEIVGYGLSGDAYHITAPSEDGEGAGRCMAMALKRAGLTPADIDYINAHGTSTMADTIELGAVERLVGNAASKISMSSTKSATGHLLGAAGAIEAIFATLAIRDNIAPPTLNLDNPERETAIDLVPHKAREREINVALSNSFGFGGTNASLVLRRYAQ
- a CDS encoding acyl carrier protein, which produces MSDIAERVKKIVIDHLGVDADKVVESASFIDDLGADSLDTVELVMAFEEEFGVEIPDDAADSILTVGDAVKFIEKAQA
- the fabG gene encoding 3-oxoacyl-[acyl-carrier-protein] reductase: MFDLSGRKALVTGASGGIGEEIARLLHKQGAIVGLHGTRVEKLEALAAELGERVKIFPANLSDRDEVKALGQKAEAELEGVDILVNNAGITKDGLFVRMSDEDWDAVIEINLTATFRLTRELTHPMMRRRYGRIINITSVVGVTGNPGQANYCASKAGMIGFTKSLAQEIATRNVTVNCVAPGFIESAMTGKLNDKQKEAIMGAIPMKRMGTGGEVASAVAYLASSEAAYMTGQTLHVNGGMAMI
- the fabD gene encoding ACP S-malonyltransferase, which encodes MTIAFTFPGQGSQAVGMGKDLAENFAEARAVFEEVDEALGEKLSDVMFNGPEDTLTLTANAQPALMAVSIAVVRVLQARGLDLKSNVAYVAGHSLGEYSALCAAGTFSLADTARLLRIRGNAMQAAVPVGVGAMAAIIGLEHADVVAACEEAAAIGACQIANDNGGGQIVISGEKAAVEKAAGLATDKGAKRAILLPVSAPFHSKLMAPAAEAMRAALVTVAKSDPVVPLIANVRAAPVTGADEIASLLVEQVTGQVRWRETVEWFAANGVTTLYELGSGKVLTGLARRIDKTINGVSVNGPSDIDTTVAALMA
- a CDS encoding aldo/keto reductase, yielding MKYNSLGRTDISVSEICLGTMTWGSQNSEADAHAQMDYAVEKGVNFFDTAELYPTTPVSPETQGWTEDYIGSWFSKSGKRRNIVLATKVAGRGRDYLRGGEGADAKNIRQALEASLKRLRTDYVDLYQIHWPNRGHFHFRQNWSYNPFTQDRDKAVANMVEILETLGALVKEGKIRAIGLSNETTWGIQKYLTLSEQKGLPRVASVQNEYNLLYRHFDLDLAELSHHEDVGLLAYSPLAGGILTGKYVDGLRPKGSRASINPDIGGRLQPLQEPATKAYVALAARYGLNPTAMALAFCRSRPFMTSVIIGATSMEQLDTDLCSVNLKLSIEVLAEIEKVHRQYPMPM
- a CDS encoding adenylate/guanylate cyclase domain-containing protein, giving the protein MERKLAVILAGDVAGYSRLVAANEEDALATLSVYGATIGDLVREHGGRIFGSAGDSMVAEFHSAVQGVRAAVAIQRALHRRNADLPVDRRMEFRLGLNLGDVVVSGDNLLGDGVNVAARLQEVALPSGICVSGALREQIEGKLDFPLVSMGDRTLKNIPRPVPVHRVDWSREDPVEAGVLGGPLRLPDKPSIAVLPFVNMSDDPEQEFFADGLTEDIITALSLYRWFFVIAQNSSFVFKGRAVDVKQIGRDLGVRYIVEGSVRRVGMRIRVTGQLIEAESGVHLWAQRYDREIADIFAIQDELTQNVVGAIEPEILIGESRRALLRTTDNLDAYESHMRGTWLHNAQDTAEHFSEAIIWHRRAIELDPSFARAHMMLARSLYARCLRGFSDDVDRDSTELRLEAERAVALDPRDPYSHYVMCLGHFAAHNAPAAVEASQQAIDLNPNFALAHMALGWARIFAGHFAEACDPLHMALRLSPHDPFTYLFFDRLALSHYHLSNYEEATHYSERGLSLRRAYFNRLVLLASLGQLDRHDEARRLIPEILAHAPTDLEHYWKFLTPYVATNHYDHFVDGLRKAGLPLLNSPREQC